The following coding sequences are from one Acetoanaerobium noterae window:
- a CDS encoding L-cysteine desulfidase family protein translates to MESYCKQDYIDILKKELVPAMGCTEPIALAYAAAKAREVLGEAPKIVEAFVSPNILKNGMGVGIPGTGMIGLEIATAIGIVGGDASKELNVLADITYEDVKQSQQMVAEQKIKIGVKSGINPVYIEVNAVSGESNSKVIIEEKHNNIVYIEKNGQEILDNRIQKDTKEESKEVSVENKAESSSKVSINQDTGKSLKFSVESIYDFSVNTPLEELSFVYDLTITNSLISNEGMEKNYGHRIGRIVQKNIDNGLLADDLMSYVIKKSAAGADARMGGCMLPAMSNSGSGNQGITLSVPVIACAEKLGSDKEKLTRALVLASLISIYIKSNMKRLSALCGAMTAGASASCGMTYLLGGNLEQVKFSVQNMIGNLTGIVCDGAKPNCAMKVATGVSAAVISSLAAMDNVSCTSLEGIVDDNVDKSIANLGKIAAYGMADLDKMMLEIMVDKKRS, encoded by the coding sequence ATGGAAAGCTATTGTAAACAGGATTATATCGATATTTTAAAAAAAGAGCTAGTACCAGCTATGGGATGTACTGAGCCTATAGCGCTTGCATATGCAGCGGCTAAGGCTAGAGAGGTTTTAGGAGAAGCTCCGAAGATTGTAGAAGCTTTTGTAAGCCCTAATATACTTAAAAACGGAATGGGAGTAGGCATCCCAGGAACTGGAATGATTGGCCTAGAAATTGCTACAGCTATAGGAATAGTAGGAGGAGATGCAAGTAAAGAATTAAATGTCCTTGCTGATATAACCTACGAAGATGTAAAGCAAAGTCAGCAGATGGTAGCAGAGCAAAAGATTAAAATAGGAGTAAAATCAGGTATAAATCCTGTATATATAGAAGTAAATGCAGTATCTGGAGAGTCTAATAGTAAGGTCATAATAGAAGAAAAGCATAACAATATAGTATACATAGAAAAAAATGGGCAAGAAATATTAGATAATCGTATCCAAAAGGACACTAAAGAAGAAAGTAAAGAAGTATCAGTAGAGAATAAAGCCGAATCTTCAAGCAAAGTTTCTATAAACCAAGATACAGGAAAAAGTCTTAAATTTTCCGTGGAGAGTATCTACGATTTTTCTGTAAATACGCCTCTTGAAGAGCTTAGCTTTGTTTATGATTTAACTATAACAAATAGCTTGATTTCAAATGAAGGAATGGAAAAAAACTACGGGCATAGAATTGGAAGAATAGTACAAAAAAACATAGACAATGGACTTCTAGCAGATGACTTGATGTCTTACGTAATCAAAAAATCTGCAGCAGGTGCTGATGCTAGGATGGGAGGCTGTATGCTTCCAGCAATGAGCAATTCAGGCAGTGGAAACCAAGGGATTACTTTATCTGTTCCAGTTATAGCCTGCGCTGAAAAGCTAGGGTCTGATAAAGAAAAACTAACTAGAGCTTTGGTATTAGCGAGTCTTATATCTATTTATATCAAATCTAATATGAAAAGACTATCTGCACTTTGTGGAGCTATGACTGCAGGAGCTTCAGCTTCTTGTGGAATGACTTATTTGTTAGGTGGGAATCTAGAGCAAGTTAAGTTCTCAGTTCAAAACATGATAGGAAATCTAACTGGAATAGTATGTGATGGGGCAAAGCCTAACTGTGCCATGAAGGTAGCTACTGGAGTAAGCGCGGCCGTAATATCAAGCCTTGCAGCTATGGACAACGTATCTTGTACTTCCTTAGAGGGAATAGTAGACGACAATGTTGACAAGAGCATTGCGAACCTTGGAAAAATCGCAGCTTATGGAATGGCAGATTTGGACAAAATGATGCTAGAGATAATGGTGGATAAAAAGAGAAGTTAG
- a CDS encoding helix-turn-helix transcriptional regulator: MTSQEILKPYIIFTKFLGNFLGPNYEVVLHDVTTPEKSVIAIENSHVSGRGIGSPLTDLSLKILQDKLYLKQDYISNYISITASGDQVKSATYFIKDINNNLIGLLCINMDASKFLDMQAIIDSFMGATSDYFNLCEKSKERTNIKLADTEAKANEIEKAKPKVIEENLSTTTLEELTTTIINQVLIQTDIEPERMSPDEKVAIVAQLHEKGVFLLKGSVIEVAERLKTSEATIYRYLKQLSR, translated from the coding sequence ATGACTAGTCAAGAAATCTTAAAGCCATATATCATATTTACAAAATTTTTAGGAAATTTTCTTGGACCTAATTATGAAGTGGTGCTCCATGATGTTACGACTCCAGAAAAATCAGTAATTGCAATAGAAAATTCCCATGTTAGTGGACGAGGAATAGGAAGTCCTCTTACTGATTTATCACTCAAAATTTTACAGGACAAGCTATATTTAAAGCAGGATTATATATCAAACTACATAAGTATTACTGCTTCAGGAGACCAAGTGAAGTCTGCTACATACTTCATTAAAGATATTAATAATAATTTAATTGGTTTGCTATGCATAAACATGGATGCAAGTAAATTTTTGGATATGCAAGCGATAATAGATTCTTTTATGGGAGCTACAAGCGATTATTTTAATCTATGTGAAAAATCAAAGGAAAGAACAAATATTAAGCTAGCTGATACTGAGGCTAAGGCCAATGAAATAGAAAAAGCAAAGCCAAAAGTGATTGAAGAGAATCTTAGCACAACTACCTTAGAAGAGCTTACGACTACAATCATAAATCAAGTGCTGATTCAAACGGATATTGAGCCAGAGCGAATGTCACCCGATGAAAAAGTAGCTATAGTGGCTCAGCTACATGAAAAAGGAGTATTTCTTTTGAAGGGTAGCGTGATAGAGGTTGCAGAGCGACTAAAAACTTCAGAAGCAACTATATATAGATATCTAAAACAATTATCCAGATAA
- a CDS encoding VOC family protein: MDKLLIHLWYDKEAREAAELYTSIFPDSKINKSIILRDTPSGDAELIDFYLCGKEFQAISGGPYFRFNPSISMMVKTPNIEQVNSIWEALIQGGKELMPLDKYFFSERYGWLQDKYGLSWQIFHNPDTDKAELSPNLLFSSSVNGKAEEAISFYTNSFPNSETIYINRYNENEASAPEAKINYAEFALDSMKLTAMDNANSVDYSFNEAISFMVRCKNQEEIDYYWNLLSNDREAEQCGWLKDKYGLSWQIVPDFLDDAMFDASQELVDKITKVFLPMKKLDYDKLKNTL; the protein is encoded by the coding sequence ATGGATAAGCTACTCATTCATTTATGGTATGACAAAGAAGCTAGAGAGGCTGCTGAGCTTTACACTAGTATATTTCCTGACTCAAAAATTAATAAAAGTATAATTTTGAGAGATACTCCTTCAGGTGATGCCGAATTGATTGATTTTTATTTGTGCGGCAAGGAATTTCAAGCAATAAGTGGAGGACCATATTTTAGATTTAATCCTTCCATATCTATGATGGTCAAAACTCCTAATATAGAGCAAGTGAACTCCATATGGGAAGCTCTTATACAAGGCGGAAAAGAGCTTATGCCTCTTGATAAATATTTTTTCAGCGAAAGATACGGCTGGTTACAAGATAAATATGGCTTATCCTGGCAGATATTTCATAATCCCGATACTGATAAAGCAGAACTCTCCCCTAATCTATTATTTTCATCCTCTGTAAACGGAAAAGCAGAGGAAGCTATTTCTTTTTACACGAACTCGTTCCCAAACTCGGAAACTATCTATATAAACAGATATAATGAAAATGAAGCTTCTGCCCCAGAAGCAAAAATAAATTATGCCGAATTTGCCTTAGATTCTATGAAGCTAACTGCTATGGATAACGCAAATTCTGTAGATTATAGTTTTAATGAAGCTATTTCATTTATGGTAAGATGCAAGAATCAAGAGGAAATAGATTATTATTGGAATCTGCTATCTAATGATAGGGAAGCCGAGCAATGTGGATGGCTAAAAGATAAATATGGTCTATCTTGGCAAATAGTTCCAGACTTTCTAGATGATGCCATGTTTGATGCCTCTCAGGAGCTCGTCGACAAAATAACAAAAGTCTTTCTTCCTATGAAAAAATTAGACTATGATAAGTTAAAAAATACCTTGTAG
- a CDS encoding histidinol-phosphatase HisJ family protein — protein MIKRDYHIHTAYSDDCIIPMETMVLSAIEKGMEEIALTDHVDYDYPDRDLPFVVNYDLYSQDYYALKEKYQDKINILFGVEIGLQPHLGSKIEELLAKYPFDFAIGSIHTVKRHDIYARRFWDNKSKVKGYTEYFEDVLECAKMHSCYRVFGHLDYVNRYGGFDDKTLYYKDYADIIDEILKTIIKGERGIEINTSGYRYGLNQTHPQRDILKRYKELGGEIITLGSDSHKDEHISADFDIAEQMLKDLGIHYLTKFSKLKPEMYKIGD, from the coding sequence TTGATTAAACGTGACTATCATATTCACACTGCTTATTCAGATGACTGCATTATACCTATGGAAACCATGGTATTATCCGCAATAGAAAAAGGCATGGAAGAAATTGCTCTTACTGATCATGTAGACTACGATTATCCAGATAGAGATTTGCCTTTTGTAGTAAATTACGATTTATACTCACAGGATTATTATGCTCTAAAGGAAAAATATCAAGATAAAATCAATATTTTATTTGGTGTAGAGATAGGGCTTCAGCCACATTTAGGCTCTAAAATCGAGGAGCTCCTTGCTAAGTATCCCTTTGATTTTGCTATTGGCTCAATCCATACTGTAAAGCGCCACGATATATATGCAAGAAGATTTTGGGATAATAAATCCAAAGTAAAAGGCTATACAGAGTATTTTGAGGATGTTTTGGAATGTGCTAAAATGCACTCTTGCTATAGAGTTTTTGGCCATTTGGATTATGTAAACAGATATGGTGGATTCGATGACAAAACTCTATATTACAAGGATTATGCTGATATAATAGACGAGATTTTAAAAACCATAATAAAAGGCGAGAGAGGCATAGAAATCAACACTTCTGGCTATCGCTACGGATTAAATCAAACTCATCCTCAAAGAGACATCTTAAAACGCTACAAAGAGCTAGGTGGAGAAATCATAACTTTAGGCTCTGACTCTCATAAGGATGAGCACATAAGTGCAGATTTTGACATAGCTGAGCAGATGTTAAAGGATTTAGGCATTCATTATCTTACTAAGTTTAGTAAACTGAAACCAGAAATGTACAAAATAGGCGATTAA
- a CDS encoding HD domain-containing phosphohydrolase — protein MSSQTILFLTVILLLAVIAYLLFKASIEKKNKELEVNQIIKELDKKEMQCKTLFNNLSEFVFVIQDNKIIHANLKVMEQTGYKESLKGLELEELVHDEDISKLKLMLDSRLINELDNPKIQFRFKKSSGEFIWVEASAVHLLWDDKPSILMFLSDITNRRVTEDKLSYICYHDQLTGLFNRRFFEEELKRVDTLRNYPIAIVMIDVNGLKLINDAFGHASGDELIKTVSDLIQKELRSDDIVARIGGDEFSLIMTKVNEPDLISLKSRLEHSTKSRTIQDIPISIAIGYALKHEETIPISQVLNSADVMMYQNKLAQRAALRKEAIEIILHNLEKKYPEEREHAKRTSYICKLLGKQLGFSQTQLLELLTLGYYHDIGKIALQDNILNYKGSLDAHQWDNMKRHPETGYSILSSSNEFAPIADSVLSHHERWDGSGYPKGLRGDEIPFYARILAVAEAYDALTRDQPYRKAVDDEEALEIIKDNAGTQFDPKIVKALIRAFI, from the coding sequence ATGAGTAGTCAAACTATTTTATTTTTAACGGTGATTTTGCTATTGGCAGTAATAGCATATTTATTATTTAAAGCCAGTATAGAAAAGAAAAACAAAGAGCTTGAAGTAAATCAAATTATAAAGGAATTAGATAAAAAAGAGATGCAGTGCAAAACATTATTTAATAATTTATCCGAATTTGTATTCGTCATTCAAGACAATAAAATTATCCATGCTAATTTAAAGGTTATGGAGCAAACAGGATATAAAGAAAGCTTGAAAGGGCTTGAACTTGAGGAACTGGTTCATGATGAGGATATCAGCAAGCTGAAATTGATGCTGGATTCTCGCCTTATAAATGAGCTAGATAATCCAAAGATTCAGTTTAGATTTAAAAAATCTAGTGGAGAATTTATTTGGGTAGAAGCTTCGGCTGTACATCTTTTATGGGATGATAAGCCGAGCATATTGATGTTTTTATCCGATATAACAAATAGAAGAGTAACTGAAGATAAGCTATCATATATTTGCTACCATGACCAGCTCACTGGGCTTTTTAACCGAAGATTTTTTGAAGAGGAGTTAAAGCGCGTTGACACTCTTAGAAATTATCCTATAGCTATAGTCATGATAGATGTAAATGGGCTTAAGCTTATTAACGATGCTTTTGGACATGCAAGCGGAGATGAACTAATAAAAACTGTTTCAGATTTAATCCAAAAAGAGCTTAGAAGTGATGACATCGTTGCGAGAATAGGGGGAGATGAGTTTTCCTTAATAATGACAAAGGTAAATGAGCCAGATTTAATTTCTTTAAAATCCAGATTAGAGCATTCTACAAAATCGAGAACTATTCAGGACATACCTATATCAATAGCTATAGGGTACGCTCTAAAGCATGAAGAAACTATCCCTATTTCTCAAGTGCTAAACAGTGCTGATGTTATGATGTATCAAAATAAATTAGCTCAAAGAGCAGCTCTTAGAAAAGAAGCTATAGAAATTATCCTTCACAACCTAGAGAAAAAGTATCCAGAAGAACGAGAGCATGCAAAAAGAACCTCCTATATATGTAAATTACTAGGAAAACAGCTTGGCTTCTCTCAAACCCAGCTTCTTGAGCTTCTTACTCTTGGTTATTATCACGATATAGGGAAGATTGCACTTCAAGACAATATTTTAAATTACAAAGGCTCTCTAGATGCTCATCAGTGGGATAATATGAAGCGTCACCCTGAGACAGGCTATAGTATTCTTAGCTCATCTAATGAATTTGCACCTATAGCAGACTCAGTGCTTTCTCATCATGAGAGATGGGATGGAAGTGGATACCCTAAGGGACTAAGAGGGGATGAGATTCCATTTTATGCTAGGATTCTAGCCGTAGCAGAAGCCTATGATGCACTCACTAGAGATCAACCATACAGGAAGGCTGTAGATGATGAGGAAGCTCTAGAAATAATAAAAGACAATGCTGGCACGCAGTTTGATCCTAAAATAGTAAAGGCTCTAATAAGAGCTTTTATATAA
- a CDS encoding helix-turn-helix domain-containing protein has product MNIGKHLKKLRVEKGLSIRDISKSVDLSPAAWSNIERDVNSPTLATLSKICDALGVHLVDLLQQCKNESNKEEIVFRKDDRNQIIISGKSNIKYELASVSSNEFQILIVKMEKKCEFGYLSNEYPYDEIALVIKGRMELSLDDTIYILNEGDSIYLKSGSKYQYRNPDNASCEVIWAIQGAPKHSNE; this is encoded by the coding sequence ATGAATATTGGCAAACATTTAAAAAAACTAAGAGTTGAAAAAGGTCTTTCAATTCGAGATATTTCAAAAAGTGTAGATTTATCACCTGCAGCTTGGAGTAATATTGAGCGTGATGTTAACAGCCCAACACTCGCAACATTATCTAAGATATGCGACGCTTTAGGTGTACATCTTGTAGATTTATTACAGCAGTGCAAAAATGAAAGTAATAAGGAAGAGATAGTTTTTAGAAAAGATGATAGAAATCAAATTATCATTTCTGGAAAATCAAATATTAAGTATGAATTAGCCTCTGTTTCATCAAATGAGTTTCAAATTTTGATTGTTAAAATGGAAAAAAAATGTGAATTTGGTTATTTATCCAATGAATATCCTTATGACGAGATTGCTCTGGTTATTAAAGGCCGTATGGAGCTTTCTTTAGATGATACTATTTATATTTTAAATGAAGGCGATAGTATTTATTTAAAATCTGGCTCAAAATACCAATATAGAAATCCAGATAACGCCTCCTGCGAAGTAATCTGGGCAATTCAAGGCGCGCCTAAACATTCTAATGAATAA
- a CDS encoding sigma-70 family RNA polymerase sigma factor — protein MKTKLNRDYVTKFIIENREGYYRLAYTYVKNQQDSLDIVQEAICKALESQHKLKNPDGIKSWFYKIVVHTALDFLRKSNKIVLTEDEILEDIGGSSSDNYEDTDLMSALDRLSDENKTIVVLRYFEAMKLQDIASIMNMPESTVKTKLYSSLKKLRIELE, from the coding sequence ATGAAAACAAAACTTAATCGCGATTATGTAACAAAATTCATCATAGAAAACAGGGAGGGATACTATAGATTAGCTTACACCTATGTAAAGAATCAGCAAGATTCCCTTGATATAGTCCAAGAAGCTATATGCAAAGCACTAGAATCACAGCATAAGTTGAAAAATCCAGATGGAATAAAGAGTTGGTTTTACAAAATAGTTGTTCATACTGCTTTAGATTTTTTAAGAAAATCAAATAAAATTGTTTTGACTGAGGATGAAATTCTAGAAGATATTGGAGGAAGTAGCTCTGATAATTATGAGGATACGGACTTAATGTCTGCTCTAGATAGGCTAAGCGACGAAAATAAAACTATAGTGGTTCTTAGATATTTTGAAGCCATGAAGCTTCAAGATATTGCTAGCATAATGAACATGCCTGAAAGTACAGTTAAAACTAAGCTTTATTCATCACTTAAAAAACTGCGCATAGAGCTTGAGTAG
- a CDS encoding RsiV family protein, producing the protein MNRFRNEYENIEIPDELEFLVRTTIKEQEKKMKRKNIINKSVIAAAVAGVVFVGSINLSSEISYALSEVPVLGSIVRVLTFKTFELKDNNFDAELKTPAIEGLDSNLEAMLNEKYLDENQKLYDDFMKEIDELKKADMEEAHMGIASGYEVKTDTDKLLVIGRYVVNTAGSSSTTIKYDTIDKQNKVLITLPSLFKDEAYIDIISENIKAQMKEQMKDENNIYWLEDEMMGDENFSKIDKNQSFYITKDNQLVIAFDKYEVAPGYMGNPEFIIPSELLKDVLVSDEYIK; encoded by the coding sequence ATGAATAGATTCAGAAATGAATATGAAAATATAGAGATACCAGATGAATTAGAATTTTTAGTAAGAACAACAATAAAGGAGCAGGAGAAAAAAATGAAAAGAAAAAATATAATAAATAAAAGTGTAATTGCGGCGGCTGTTGCAGGAGTTGTATTTGTAGGAAGCATAAATTTAAGCTCTGAGATTTCATATGCCTTATCAGAGGTTCCAGTTCTTGGCTCAATAGTTAGGGTACTTACATTTAAAACCTTTGAGCTGAAGGATAATAATTTTGATGCCGAGCTCAAAACTCCAGCCATTGAAGGCTTAGATTCCAACCTTGAAGCTATGCTAAATGAAAAATATTTAGATGAAAATCAAAAGCTTTATGATGATTTTATGAAGGAAATAGATGAGCTGAAGAAAGCTGATATGGAAGAGGCACATATGGGAATAGCTTCTGGATATGAAGTGAAAACTGATACTGATAAGCTTCTAGTAATAGGAAGATATGTTGTAAATACTGCAGGTTCATCATCTACTACTATAAAGTATGACACCATAGATAAACAAAATAAAGTATTGATTACCTTGCCAAGTCTATTTAAAGATGAAGCATATATAGATATAATCAGCGAGAATATAAAAGCTCAAATGAAAGAACAGATGAAGGATGAGAACAATATATACTGGCTAGAGGATGAAATGATGGGAGATGAAAATTTCTCTAAAATAGATAAAAACCAAAGCTTCTATATAACTAAAGATAATCAGCTGGTTATAGCATTTGATAAGTATGAGGTTGCCCCTGGGTATATGGGAAATCCTGAATTTATAATACCAAGTGAGCTTTTAAAGGATGTTCTTGTAAGTGATGAATATATAAAATAA
- the aroE gene encoding shikimate dehydrogenase, whose protein sequence is MKKNNFGLIGKTLAHSISDVLHQEIMKEAGIKGSYGMFEVQPENLEKVIASMRVLNLAGLNVTIPYKQDIMRYLDKIDQKAIEIGAVNTITLKENKAIGTNTDYDGFKLCLDKAGISISKNGFTLLGAGGAAKAVIKVLQDEKASKITLISRNPDKTKLEYPDFEVLAYEEIDEIKDKYCLINCTPVGTYPNIEECPIKKEAIKKYSNVVDLIYNPQKTKLLKLADEYGINNINGLYMLIGQALKAQEIWASKQNVDVNDKTSLVDKIYEDIILKFNL, encoded by the coding sequence ATGAAGAAAAACAATTTTGGATTAATAGGAAAAACTTTAGCTCACAGTATATCAGATGTACTTCATCAAGAGATTATGAAAGAAGCAGGTATAAAAGGTAGCTACGGCATGTTCGAAGTACAGCCTGAAAATCTAGAAAAAGTTATAGCTTCGATGAGAGTACTAAACTTAGCTGGTCTAAATGTAACTATCCCTTACAAGCAGGATATAATGAGATATCTAGATAAGATAGATCAAAAGGCAATCGAAATAGGGGCTGTAAATACAATTACTTTAAAAGAAAACAAAGCCATAGGAACAAACACAGATTACGATGGCTTTAAATTATGTCTTGATAAAGCAGGAATATCTATAAGCAAAAATGGATTTACTTTACTTGGAGCAGGAGGAGCTGCAAAGGCAGTTATAAAAGTACTGCAGGATGAAAAGGCTAGTAAGATAACACTTATAAGCAGAAATCCAGATAAAACCAAGCTGGAGTATCCAGATTTTGAAGTACTGGCTTATGAGGAAATCGATGAAATTAAGGATAAATACTGCCTTATAAACTGCACCCCAGTAGGAACCTATCCGAATATTGAAGAGTGTCCTATTAAAAAGGAAGCTATTAAAAAGTACAGCAATGTAGTTGATCTCATATACAATCCACAAAAAACCAAGCTACTTAAGCTAGCAGATGAGTATGGTATCAATAATATAAATGGGCTGTATATGTTAATAGGGCAAGCTCTAAAAGCACAGGAAATATGGGCAAGTAAGCAGAACGTGGATGTAAATGATAAAACGTCTTTAGTAGATAAAATATATGAAGATATAATCTTGAAATTCAATCTATAA